Proteins encoded together in one Halothermothrix orenii H 168 window:
- the sigK gene encoding RNA polymerase sporulation sigma factor SigK, producing MLSLLISFFRGLLILVSYIRNGKVFPQPLSPEEEEKYIKRMRQGDEEARNILIEHNLRLVAHIVKKYNSVYTDNEDLISIGTIGLIKGINTYDETKKTKLATYAARCIENEILMHLRSVKKLSNETLLQESIGSDKDGNDITLMDVLDTREDSVINKVEKSIDEEQLYNKLGELSPREKKVLELRYGLLDGKRLTQKEVASILGISRSYVSRIEKKAIQELSDLFHGKAGHR from the coding sequence TTGTTATCACTATTAATTAGTTTTTTCAGGGGGTTATTGATTCTCGTTTCTTATATAAGAAACGGTAAGGTTTTTCCTCAACCATTATCCCCGGAAGAAGAAGAAAAATATATCAAGAGAATGAGGCAGGGAGATGAAGAAGCCAGGAATATATTGATTGAACATAATTTAAGACTGGTTGCCCATATTGTAAAAAAGTATAATTCAGTTTATACAGATAATGAAGATTTAATTTCTATAGGAACTATTGGATTAATTAAGGGGATAAATACCTATGATGAAACAAAAAAAACCAAACTGGCAACCTATGCTGCCCGTTGTATAGAAAATGAAATTCTGATGCACCTCAGGTCTGTAAAAAAACTAAGTAATGAAACCCTCCTTCAGGAATCAATTGGTTCAGATAAAGATGGAAATGATATAACCTTAATGGATGTCCTTGATACCCGGGAAGATTCTGTTATCAACAAAGTTGAAAAAAGTATTGATGAAGAACAACTCTATAATAAACTGGGGGAGTTATCACCAAGGGAGAAAAAGGTACTGGAATTACGATATGGATTGCTTGATGGAAAAAGATTGACCCAGAAAGAGGTAGCCTCTATTCTGGGAATTTCAAGGTCTTATGTTTCCAGGATAGAAAAAAAGGCTATTCAGGAATTAAGTGATCTTTTCCACGGTAAGGCTGGTCACAGGTAG
- a CDS encoding YqeG family HAD IIIA-type phosphatase, translating to MGSKIQPDFYYKSIFDVELEKLKIEGIEGIICDIDNTIVPWSKREIVKEVVNWFDEIESYGFKICLVSNGTGSRVTYFSEKLGVPAVGRAVKPAKRAFYRAMDKLGMDPEQIAVIGDQLFTDVFGGNRMGFTTVLVNPMSDRELFTTRLLRKLEKLFFERED from the coding sequence ATGGGAAGTAAAATACAGCCTGATTTCTATTATAAAAGTATATTCGATGTTGAACTGGAAAAACTTAAAATAGAAGGAATAGAAGGTATCATTTGTGATATTGATAATACAATAGTCCCCTGGTCAAAGAGGGAAATAGTAAAGGAAGTGGTTAACTGGTTTGATGAAATAGAGAGTTATGGGTTTAAAATTTGCCTGGTATCAAATGGAACCGGGAGCCGGGTTACTTATTTCAGTGAAAAACTCGGTGTTCCTGCCGTGGGTCGGGCTGTCAAACCGGCCAAACGTGCTTTTTACCGGGCTATGGACAAACTGGGGATGGATCCAGAGCAAATAGCAGTAATCGGTGATCAGTTGTTTACTGATGTCTTTGGGGGAAATAGAATGGGTTTTACTACAGTACTGGTAAATCCAATGAGTGATAGAGAGCTTTTTACTACAAGGCTATTACGTAAGCTGGAAAAGTTGTTTTTTGAAAGGGAGGATTAA
- a CDS encoding cell wall hydrolase, with the protein MKEKMATVILILLFVTVFILDFHKVEASGYYMELGTRILKKGDEGPDVAILQRKLKELNLYRGKIDGIFGPGTEKAVKLFQEKNKLKVDGIVGPGTYSKLPKGNLLSRMDISRDDILLLARIIHGEARGESFKGKVAVGAVILNRVASRKFPDTIREVILQKGQFSCLLDGQANLYPSAESIEAAKAALLGYDPTYGSMFFYNPDVATNTRWISTRPVMTRIGDHVFLK; encoded by the coding sequence ATGAAAGAAAAAATGGCCACAGTAATATTAATCCTGCTGTTTGTTACGGTATTTATTTTAGATTTCCATAAAGTTGAGGCCAGTGGCTATTATATGGAGCTCGGTACCAGGATCCTTAAAAAAGGTGACGAAGGTCCCGATGTAGCCATTCTCCAGAGGAAATTAAAAGAGTTAAATCTTTACAGGGGAAAGATAGATGGTATCTTTGGACCTGGAACGGAGAAGGCAGTTAAATTGTTTCAGGAAAAAAATAAATTAAAAGTAGATGGAATTGTAGGGCCAGGGACATACAGTAAACTTCCCAAAGGTAATCTACTTAGCAGAATGGATATTTCCAGGGATGATATTTTGCTTCTTGCCAGGATAATTCATGGTGAAGCCAGGGGTGAGAGTTTTAAAGGTAAGGTTGCAGTAGGTGCCGTAATACTTAACAGGGTAGCTTCCCGAAAATTTCCGGATACTATAAGGGAAGTTATTCTTCAGAAGGGGCAGTTCAGTTGTTTGCTCGATGGACAGGCCAATCTCTATCCATCTGCAGAATCTATAGAAGCAGCCAAAGCAGCCCTGCTTGGGTATGATCCTACCTATGGCTCTATGTTTTTCTATAATCCAGATGTGGCTACAAATACAAGGTGGATTTCAACAAGACCTGTTATGACGAGAATAGGGGATCATGTATTTTTAAAATAA
- a CDS encoding AbrB/MazE/SpoVT family DNA-binding domain-containing protein, protein MKSTGIVRKIDDLGRMVIPIELRRTMNIDKKDPMEIFVDDEKIILKKYEPACIFCGNADDTVEFKGKVICKNCLNEMAEK, encoded by the coding sequence ATGAAATCGACAGGTATTGTTAGAAAGATTGATGATCTGGGGAGGATGGTTATTCCAATTGAGTTAAGGAGAACCATGAATATTGACAAAAAAGACCCGATGGAAATCTTTGTTGATGATGAAAAAATTATTTTAAAGAAATATGAACCGGCCTGTATTTTCTGTGGAAATGCTGATGACACTGTTGAATTTAAAGGAAAGGTCATCTGTAAGAACTGCCTCAATGAAATGGCAGAAAAGTAA
- a CDS encoding Fur family transcriptional regulator, with product MEKLIEKVTNILGSNNYKITSQRKDILKVLIKNKERHFSAEELYEEVKKINPDVGLATIYRNLEIFSELGITHQLDFDGNFKKYELSLERHHHHLICKNCGKIIEFNDDVLEDFEKDLEKHYNFKIVDHQIKFYGICQDCKNEDE from the coding sequence ATGGAGAAACTTATAGAAAAGGTAACCAATATCTTAGGTTCAAATAATTATAAAATAACTTCCCAGAGAAAGGACATTTTAAAGGTTTTGATTAAAAATAAAGAAAGGCATTTCAGTGCAGAAGAACTTTATGAAGAAGTAAAAAAAATAAACCCAGATGTGGGTCTGGCCACTATTTACCGAAACCTGGAGATTTTCAGTGAACTTGGTATAACCCATCAACTTGATTTTGATGGAAACTTTAAGAAATATGAATTAAGCCTGGAAAGGCATCATCATCATTTAATATGTAAAAACTGTGGTAAAATTATAGAATTTAATGATGATGTACTTGAGGATTTTGAAAAAGATCTTGAAAAGCATTATAACTTTAAAATAGTGGACCATCAGATTAAATTTTATGGGATCTGTCAGGACTGTAAAAATGAAGATGAATAA
- a CDS encoding FeoB small GTPase domain-containing protein: MNTKNSITTNDKKVYLVGSPNVGKSVIFNYLTDSYALVSNYPGTTVELSTGKILIEGQVVRLIDTPGIYSLYFPISEEEKVTRKVLMTGNPDLVIHVIDAKNIEKMLVMTFELLELGYNLILVLNIIDEAKKLGISINTELLSNILGIPVVGTVSITGQGMRELFFLISKMVI; encoded by the coding sequence ATGAATACTAAAAACAGTATAACTACAAATGATAAAAAGGTATATTTAGTGGGGTCTCCCAATGTTGGTAAAAGTGTCATATTTAATTATTTAACAGATAGTTATGCCCTGGTATCAAATTACCCCGGGACAACTGTCGAGTTAAGTACAGGGAAGATCCTTATAGAGGGGCAGGTAGTCCGGTTGATAGACACCCCTGGTATATATTCCCTTTATTTTCCTATATCTGAAGAAGAGAAGGTAACCAGGAAAGTGCTTATGACCGGCAATCCAGATTTAGTTATTCATGTCATCGATGCTAAAAATATTGAAAAAATGCTTGTTATGACTTTTGAGCTCCTTGAGCTGGGTTATAACCTTATTCTTGTTTTAAACATTATTGATGAAGCTAAAAAACTGGGAATAAGTATTAATACTGAATTGCTATCAAATATTTTAGGGATTCCAGTAGTGGGTACAGTTTCAATAACCGGTCAGGGAATGAGGGAGCTCTTTTTTTTAATATCTAAAATGGTTATATAA
- a CDS encoding nucleoside recognition domain-containing protein — protein MKAFLKFEDPLERSLQELSSLFKKNYPVSHRALVLMVLSGDKEIEDLISRSESDNLVDRIKKHKNKLRKDYGYPLEVVISKQRKEKVKKVVGEVLKKDQQSGNVLKETIDFLTINPYSGPVILAIVLIGLYYLVGVVGARYLVDFIEKNFFIDYFNPLITEFIEMIIPYRILQELFVGDYGIFTLALRYAIALVLPIVGCFFLAFSILEDSGYFPRIAVLSNKILKVIGLNGRAVIPILLGFGCGTMATIATRVLERKRERILVTFLLALAIPCSSQMGLISGILAGNPVGLLIWVIVVGAVFTVTGYLLGLILPGRSGAFYMELTELRIPRPVHIIKKTVNRMRWYFLEVVPLFIYASFFIWIGRLTGLFERFLNLLHPVVRMVGLPGESAVIFLYGFFRRDYGAAGLYDLYRSGVLNNRSLIVVSVILTLFVPCVAHFSMIIRERGLITGLVITGLVFIIAFTTGYILNNIFFLLNIV, from the coding sequence ATGAAAGCCTTTTTAAAATTTGAGGACCCTCTTGAAAGGTCACTTCAAGAACTTTCTTCCCTTTTTAAAAAGAACTACCCTGTCAGTCATCGGGCCCTGGTACTTATGGTCTTATCAGGGGATAAAGAAATAGAAGACCTAATTTCCAGGTCTGAAAGTGATAATCTGGTTGATAGAATAAAAAAACATAAGAATAAGTTAAGGAAGGATTACGGGTATCCTCTGGAGGTAGTTATCTCTAAACAGAGGAAAGAAAAAGTCAAAAAAGTAGTTGGGGAAGTTTTAAAAAAAGATCAGCAATCAGGTAATGTCCTGAAAGAGACTATAGATTTTCTGACGATAAATCCCTACAGTGGTCCTGTTATTCTGGCAATAGTTCTTATAGGATTATACTACCTGGTCGGGGTAGTAGGAGCCCGGTACCTGGTTGATTTTATTGAAAAAAACTTTTTTATAGATTATTTTAATCCTTTGATTACAGAATTTATTGAAATGATTATTCCATACCGAATTTTGCAGGAACTTTTTGTTGGTGATTATGGTATATTTACTCTGGCTTTAAGATATGCCATTGCCCTCGTTCTACCGATTGTGGGTTGTTTCTTTCTGGCTTTTTCTATTCTGGAGGATTCAGGTTATTTCCCCCGGATAGCGGTTTTATCAAATAAAATTCTAAAGGTTATTGGACTGAACGGAAGGGCTGTTATCCCCATATTACTCGGTTTTGGGTGTGGCACCATGGCTACCATTGCAACCAGGGTCCTGGAGCGTAAAAGAGAACGGATACTCGTAACCTTCCTCTTAGCCCTGGCAATACCCTGTTCCAGTCAGATGGGGTTAATAAGTGGAATTTTAGCAGGTAATCCAGTAGGTCTTTTAATCTGGGTCATTGTTGTGGGTGCAGTCTTTACAGTAACAGGTTATTTACTGGGATTAATTTTACCAGGAAGATCAGGGGCCTTTTATATGGAATTAACTGAACTTCGTATTCCCCGACCCGTACACATTATTAAGAAGACAGTTAACCGTATGAGGTGGTATTTTCTGGAAGTTGTCCCTTTGTTTATATATGCCAGTTTTTTTATCTGGATAGGCAGGTTAACCGGTTTATTTGAAAGGTTTTTAAACTTGCTACATCCTGTAGTAAGGATGGTTGGTCTTCCCGGGGAATCAGCTGTCATATTTTTATATGGTTTTTTTAGGAGGGATTATGGGGCAGCCGGCCTTTATGACCTCTATAGAAGTGGAGTATTAAATAACCGTTCTTTAATAGTGGTTTCAGTAATTTTAACCTTATTTGTTCCCTGTGTTGCTCATTTTTCTATGATAATCAGGGAACGGGGTCTGATTACAGGTCTGGTAATAACAGGACTTGTATTTATAATTGCCTTTACAACAGGATATATCTTAAATAATATT